From Bacillota bacterium:
CAACTAAATCGGCTGTGGTTACAATCTCCCGATTATTGCGCCTTTCCACAATAAATTGTGCGATTCGAGATGCCCAACGTTCCTCGCCAAATTCTCGAAAAATCCTGGTCAGCTCCTGTTGAGACCAATTATTGACTATTTCCCGGGCAGTTAAAGCAGAGTCTTGGTCCATGCGCATGTCCAGAGGAGCGCTATGCTGATAACTAAAACCCCGCTGGGCGCTGTCTAATTGCCAAGACGAAACACCAAGGTCAAACAAAAATGCATCAATTGGAGCTTGATAATCTGCCAACACCTGCCTCAAATCACCAAAATTACTTTTTACAAACTCAATATTATCAAATTGCTTGAGCCGGGCCTGGGCCGCTGCCAGGGCCTCGGAATCCTGATCAATTCCAATCACCCTTTCCGCGCTGGCAGCTTCCAAAATTGACAAGGTGTGACCGCCGCCGCCAAGGGTGCAGTCCACAACAGTTCGCATCGGCGTTTGTTTGATAAAAGAAATAACCTCGTCCTGCAGTACCGGTAAGTGGGAAAAATCAGCAGCCATTAAAAACCCTCCAGTTTTTCGGCCAATTCTTCAAATTTGTCCCCGGCATCAGAATTAAATTCCTCCCAACGTTCATGGGCCCAGATTTCTATACGGGTGGACACCCCTATGGTAACCACTTCCCGGTCTATTTTTGCATACTCGCGTAGAGAACAGGGTATTGAAACCCTGCCCTGTTTGTCACATTCACATTCAACCGCACCGGAAAACAGCATCCGACTGAAAGTTCGGGCATCTTTCTTGGCCAAAGGCAAGTCCCGCACTTCTTGTGCCAGTTTGGACCATTCTGACTGTTCGTACACGAACAAACAGCCGTCAAGGCCACGGGTGATAATAAATTTCTCACCCAGTTGTTCACGGAAACGGGCAGGCATAATTAAACGACCTTTGTCATCAATGCTATGTTGATATTCACCTAAAAACATGTGCCCACCCCCCACTGTCCACCACTTTCCACCACTTTACCTTTACTATTCTCCCCCCGCCTCCAAAATCCTGCTAACAACAAAAAAAAAACGACTTTTTAAGCCGTTTTAAGCTAAATATGAAAACTAAAATGATCGTATTGTTTACAGAACAACTTCCTCGGGCTGTGGTCTGGATAATGTCAGTAATTTTTCATCGCATTTGGGACATTGCTCAACCGCCGTCGTCGCTGTGTGTAGTCCTTGCAAACCACAATTCAAACATAAAAACTCCACCAGCTCTGGTTTCTGCACCGGAAACAGCCCCTTTCCGTTCGGTAAGTTGTAATTAGTTTTCTCCAAAAGTTCAATCCTCTATTATTAATTATTATTGAGGATGTCAATTTGCTCCTTTAAACTCAGGTCTTCTGAATCAATCAGACGGACTGTGACCTGGCCCGAGGCCAGTTGTTCCCGTTGGAAAGCCAATACCTGAGTGGTAGAACCTGTATTCATATACAGGCGCAGGGTGTTTTGCTGACGCTGGGCAATTGAAACTGTTCCACCTTGGACCCAAAGCACCAAATAGTCGTCATTCAGATACGGTTGGACAGCAGCATACTGCAAATCGCTACCGGTTGCAGCTTCCAAAGCGCCAGCATCAATAACTTCCATAAACACTGTCTTTACCGCCTTCTCCTCTTGCTGCAGCACAACATACTCGACCGGTACAGAATAGATGTATTCTTCTTCATAAGCCAGCGGAACACCCTTTTCGTCAACAAACACCACCTGCAAATCGCCTTCTGTGAAATGTTTCTTTGATATTGTTGCCATCTGATAGCCCGCATCGGCTTGGTTAATGTAAATATTTAGACGTTGGTCGCTATAACTAACCCGCTCAATTCGTCCATGCAAGACATGGATCCCCAAGTCATTAAAGTAATCGACCGGCACCAGGGTCTCCCGGGCAAGTCCCCACCCTTCAACTAGAATTTCCTCATCATAACTTATTCCGCCGGCAACGAAAAACTGAGGCAATGACTGATCTTCAACCTGGCTTTTCCATGTCGGATCTTGATAGACTACGGTAAATGGCAAATCTGCTTCCTGGCCCATGGTGGCGACCAAAAAGTTCGTGAACGAAACTAAGAGCCAAACGGCAAGAACAATACCCAGCAAAACAGCAAGTGTCCATAGCAAGCGCCTGTTTTTACTGAGGAACAACACCAGAAAAAAGTATTTCCCAGACATGTCTATTCCCTCCCCAGTGCAATTTTATTGCCCAGGAGTTTAAATTAGAACAAACAAAAGACAGGCCGCACGGCCTGCCCTAACTAATCAAATCGAGAATCTCGCTATTTTCAATTGGCCCGACATGCTGATGGTATTCGGCACCATCTGCATCTAAAAAGACATATGTCGGTGTATAGCGTATCTGATAGGCTTGAAAAATATCATTGCCATTTCTGTATACTGTGAGGTGCTCATATCCGGCCAGTACGCGCTCCATCCTGGACTGGGAATCGCGGTTGTTAACCAAGAGCAACTTAACGTCTTCCGGCAGTTGGGTAACCAGTTCATTCAACTCCGGCAATTTATCTACACAGGGGGGACAAGATGCCTGCCAGAAATAAAGGATATGCTTGCCGTTAAGATTTCGAAGGTCCAAGTCTGCAGAATCAATGAATTCAGGTAAGTCGCCGGTATTATCTGAAGTAGCGGCACATCCGGCGCTTACCGCCAAAGACATAAGCACAAATAGCAAAATAGCTTTCCGCATAAAGCCCCACCTCCTGTTTAGATAAACAAACCCTGGATAACCTGCCAGAGGTTAAAAAACAACAGTACGCCCATGATTAGCAAAACGACGCCAGCGATACGCTGAATCCAAAATGCCGCACGGCGTGATTTCACGCCAAACCCGTCAGTCCCAAAGACGAGACCGATTGCATAAAACGGTACTGCAAATCCCAAAGAGAAAACGAATAAAAGCAGCATGCCCTGATAAACTGT
This genomic window contains:
- the rsmH gene encoding 16S rRNA (cytosine(1402)-N(4))-methyltransferase RsmH, with the translated sequence MAADFSHLPVLQDEVISFIKQTPMRTVVDCTLGGGGHTLSILEAASAERVIGIDQDSEALAAAQARLKQFDNIEFVKSNFGDLRQVLADYQAPIDAFLFDLGVSSWQLDSAQRGFSYQHSAPLDMRMDQDSALTAREIVNNWSQQELTRIFREFGEERWASRIAQFIVERRNNREIVTTADLVEIIKAAIPAAARRKGGHPGRRVFQALRIAVNGELDSLAAGLEAAIDLLAPGGRIIVISYHSLEDRIVKRLFREQAEPCRCPKEIPVCVCGTLPVVRVVNRKPVVPESQEIELNPRARSAKLRVAEKLSSKENRG
- the mraZ gene encoding division/cell wall cluster transcriptional repressor MraZ, which translates into the protein MFLGEYQHSIDDKGRLIMPARFREQLGEKFIITRGLDGCLFVYEQSEWSKLAQEVRDLPLAKKDARTFSRMLFSGAVECECDKQGRVSIPCSLREYAKIDREVVTIGVSTRIEIWAHERWEEFNSDAGDKFEELAEKLEGF
- a CDS encoding TlpA family protein disulfide reductase, whose translation is MRKAILLFVLMSLAVSAGCAATSDNTGDLPEFIDSADLDLRNLNGKHILYFWQASCPPCVDKLPELNELVTQLPEDVKLLLVNNRDSQSRMERVLAGYEHLTVYRNGNDIFQAYQIRYTPTYVFLDADGAEYHQHVGPIENSEILDLIS